The Fervidibacillus albus genome contains a region encoding:
- a CDS encoding ABC transporter permease: MNNFWTVLSHTYASKIRSKQFIVTTLLTLALILVMANITKIIDFFKGDGEEGNQIVVIDETNGLFADFENLVQTVNPDLQLITKDASEEELKEQVLNGEIQAYFILQLDENQLPKGTYKAESLTDYSVPSDLNNALQQLKMSVAAENLQLSSDQLTILNSPAQFDEEALGSQGKSQEELSQARGLVYVLLFVIYFAVIMYANMIAMEVATEKSSRVMEILISSTPPIIQMFAKIIGVALVGLTQLVVWLGAGYVAIKRNLDEMTGGFFSVFGFESTPLSTIIYAIVFFLLGFLLYATMAAFLGSLVSRIEDVSQVINPMVWLIIIGFILAVNGLGVPDASFVTITSYIPFFTPMIMFMRVGLLDLPFWEPILGIVIMIITIVLLAVFGARVYKGGVLMYGNTGALKNIKKALQLTKNER, from the coding sequence ATGAATAATTTTTGGACGGTTCTATCCCATACATACGCATCGAAAATACGGTCGAAACAATTTATCGTCACAACCCTTTTAACGTTAGCACTTATATTAGTAATGGCGAATATTACGAAAATAATCGACTTTTTTAAAGGGGACGGAGAAGAAGGAAATCAAATTGTCGTAATCGATGAGACGAACGGGTTGTTTGCAGACTTTGAAAATCTCGTTCAAACGGTCAATCCGGATTTACAGTTAATTACGAAGGATGCGAGTGAAGAAGAATTAAAAGAACAAGTTTTGAATGGTGAAATTCAAGCATACTTCATTCTCCAATTGGATGAAAACCAATTGCCGAAGGGGACGTATAAAGCGGAATCGTTAACGGACTATTCCGTTCCATCCGATTTGAATAACGCCCTCCAACAATTGAAAATGTCAGTTGCGGCCGAAAATTTACAATTGTCCAGTGACCAGTTGACAATTTTAAATAGTCCGGCACAATTTGATGAAGAAGCGCTCGGAAGTCAAGGAAAATCCCAAGAAGAATTAAGTCAAGCCCGCGGACTTGTCTACGTTCTCCTATTCGTTATTTACTTTGCCGTTATTATGTATGCAAATATGATTGCGATGGAGGTAGCGACAGAAAAATCTTCTCGGGTGATGGAAATATTAATTTCGAGCACTCCACCGATTATCCAAATGTTCGCCAAGATTATCGGTGTCGCCCTCGTCGGTTTGACCCAACTTGTCGTCTGGCTCGGTGCCGGGTATGTGGCAATTAAAAGAAATTTAGATGAAATGACTGGCGGATTTTTCTCAGTATTTGGCTTTGAAAGTACGCCGCTTTCGACGATTATTTACGCCATCGTATTTTTCCTTTTAGGTTTTCTCCTTTATGCGACCATGGCGGCTTTCCTCGGTTCATTAGTGAGCCGAATCGAGGACGTATCGCAAGTGATTAATCCGATGGTGTGGCTCATAATTATCGGCTTTATTCTTGCCGTTAACGGTTTAGGTGTGCCGGATGCTTCATTTGTAACGATCACTTCATATATACCATTTTTTACACCGATGATTATGTTTATGCGCGTCGGTTTATTAGATCTCCCCTTTTGGGAACCGATCCTCGGTATTGTCATAATGATTATAACGATTGTACTGTTGGCAGTCTTTGGTGCAAGGGTATATAAAGGTGGCGTTTTAATGTACGGAAATACAGGTGCGTTGAAAAACATTAAAAAAGCATTGCAATTGACGAAAAACGAACGATAA
- a CDS encoding ABC transporter ATP-binding protein: MTLRIEHVTKKFGDFTAVDDLSLTIPEKEMFGFLGANGAGKTTTFRIILGLLEATGGKVTWNNKKISYKTSPEIGYLPEERGLYPKLKVKDQIVYLARLRKMNKKDAMTELDYWLEKLKVPDYKNKKVEELSKGNQQKIQFIASVIHKPKLLILDEPFSGLDPVNVEILKDAVTELKNAGTSIVFSSHRMEHVEELCESLCILHKGKTVVSGSLKEIKRSFGKKNVIINADFDLSFLQTYPGVTKMKKTTEGVMLQIEGEEVAENMQRELSGKGFIRKFVLDEPSLNDIFIEKVGAEYE; this comes from the coding sequence CGAACATGTAACAAAAAAGTTTGGGGATTTCACTGCTGTCGATGACTTATCGTTAACGATTCCCGAAAAAGAAATGTTCGGATTTTTAGGAGCAAATGGTGCAGGAAAAACAACAACGTTCCGAATAATCCTTGGATTATTAGAAGCTACCGGTGGAAAAGTTACATGGAATAACAAAAAAATTAGTTACAAAACGAGTCCCGAAATTGGCTACTTACCAGAAGAACGAGGATTGTACCCGAAATTAAAGGTCAAAGATCAAATTGTTTATTTGGCGAGATTGAGAAAAATGAATAAAAAGGATGCGATGACGGAGCTCGACTATTGGCTAGAAAAATTAAAAGTTCCCGATTATAAAAATAAAAAGGTAGAGGAACTGTCAAAAGGAAATCAGCAAAAAATCCAATTTATCGCATCAGTCATCCATAAGCCGAAATTGTTAATTTTAGATGAACCTTTTTCCGGGTTAGATCCGGTGAATGTCGAAATATTGAAAGATGCTGTTACCGAATTAAAAAATGCTGGCACATCCATCGTCTTTTCAAGTCACCGGATGGAACATGTGGAGGAATTATGCGAATCCCTTTGCATACTTCATAAAGGGAAAACGGTCGTTTCCGGTTCATTGAAGGAAATTAAACGATCGTTCGGCAAGAAAAATGTCATTATCAATGCAGATTTTGATCTATCCTTCCTTCAAACGTACCCCGGTGTTACGAAGATGAAAAAGACGACAGAAGGCGTTATGTTACAAATCGAAGGAGAAGAGGTCGCAGAAAATATGCAAAGGGAACTATCTGGCAAAGGATTTATACGGAAGTTTGTACTGGATGAACCTTCCCTGAATGATATTTTCATTGAGAAAGTAGGTGCAGAATATGAATAA